A window of the Hypomesus transpacificus isolate Combined female chromosome 10, fHypTra1, whole genome shotgun sequence genome harbors these coding sequences:
- the ss18 gene encoding protein SSXT isoform X5, which yields MSVAFAPHRQRGKGDITPAGIQKLLDENNQLIQCIMEFQSKGKTAECSQYQQMLHRNLVYLATIADSNQNMQSLLPAKCDSPIPEVKLEPPTQSMPMGPGGMTPSGAPPQPPHGHSMPADGMVSGGPPAPHMQSQMNGQMPGPNHMPMQGPGPGPNQPPNMPSGAMNMPPSSHGSMGGYNHAVPSAQGIPAQAQMNMTQGQPMGNYGPRPNMNMQPNQGPMMHQQPPSQQYNMPPGASGQHYQGQQNPMGMMGQVNQGNHVMGQRPMPPYRPPQQGNAQYGQQQEAYQQGPPQQQGYPPQQQYPGQQGYPGQQQGYGPSQGAPGQYPNYPQGQGQQYGGYRPPQPGPPQAQQQRPYGYDQGQYGNYQQ from the exons ATGTCGGTGGCATTTGCTCCTCACAGACAGCGTGGAAAAGGTGATATAACCCCCGCTGGAATACAAAAG TTACTGGATGAGAACAATCAACTGATTCAGTGTATAATGGAATTCCAAAGCAAAGGAAAAACAGCAGAGTGTTCACA ATATCAGCAGATGCTCCACAGAAATTTAGTGTACCTGGCCACGATAGCAGACTCCAATCAGAACATGCAGTCTCTCTTACCTGCT AAGTGTGACTCCCCCATCCCAGAGGTAAAGCTTGAA cCGCCCACTCAGAGCATGCCCATGGGCCCCGGTGGGATGACCCCGAGCGGAGCGCCCCCGCAGCCCCCCCACGGCCACAGCATGCCCGCCGACGGCATGGTCAGCGGAGGCCCCCCGGCCCCACACATGCAGAGCCAGATGAATGGACAGATGCCTG GCCCTAACCACATGCCCATGCAGGGCCCCGGGCCGGGCCCTAACCAGCCCCCCAACATGCCCAGCGGAGCCATGAACATGCCCCCCAGCAGCCACGGCTCCATGGGCGGCTACAACCACGCTGTCCCCTCCGCCCAGGGCATTCCTGCCCAGGCCCAGATGAACATGACCCAGGGCCAGCCCATGGGCAACTACGGCCCCCGGCCCAACATGAACATGCAGCCTAACCAAG GACCCATGATGCACCAGCAGCCCCCCTCCCAACAGTACAACATGCCCCCCGGCGCCAGCGGACAGCACTACCAGGGCCAGCAGAACCCCATGGGCATGATGGGCCAGGTCAACCAGGGGAACCATGTCATGGGCCAGAGGCCCATGCCGCCCTACAGACCCCCCCAGCAAG GTAACGCCCAGTATGGCCAGCAGCAGGAGGCCTACCAGCAGGgccccccccagcagcagggcTACCCCCCTCAGCAGCAGTACCCAGGACAGCAGGGCTACCCCGGACAGCAGCAGGGCTACG gtccCTCCCAAGGTGCCCCAGGACAATATCCCAACTACCCGCAGGGCCAGGGCCAACAGTATGGGGGCTACCGGCCCCCCCAGCCAGGCCCGCcccaggcccagcagcagcGTCCCTATGGCTACGACCAG GGTCAGTATGGAAATTACCAGCAATGA
- the ss18 gene encoding protein SSXT isoform X1 translates to MSVAFAPHRQRGKGDITPAGIQKLLDENNQLIQCIMEFQSKGKTAECSQYQQMLHRNLVYLATIADSNQNMQSLLPAKCDSPIPEVKLEPPTQSMPMGPGGMTPSGAPPQPPHGHSMPADGMVSGGPPAPHMQSQMNGQMPGPNHMPMQGPGPGPNQPPNMPSGAMNMPPSSHGSMGGYNHAVPSAQGIPAQAQMNMTQGQPMGNYGPRPNMNMQPNQGPMMHQQPPSQQYNMPPGASGQHYQGQQNPMGMMGQVNQGNHVMGQRPMPPYRPPQQGPPQQYPGQEDYYGDQYSHAAQGASEGNAQYGQQQEAYQQGPPQQQGYPPQQQYPGQQGYPGQQQGYGPSQGAPGQYPNYPQGQGQQYGGYRPPQPGPPQAQQQRPYGYDQGQYGNYQQ, encoded by the exons ATGTCGGTGGCATTTGCTCCTCACAGACAGCGTGGAAAAGGTGATATAACCCCCGCTGGAATACAAAAG TTACTGGATGAGAACAATCAACTGATTCAGTGTATAATGGAATTCCAAAGCAAAGGAAAAACAGCAGAGTGTTCACA ATATCAGCAGATGCTCCACAGAAATTTAGTGTACCTGGCCACGATAGCAGACTCCAATCAGAACATGCAGTCTCTCTTACCTGCT AAGTGTGACTCCCCCATCCCAGAGGTAAAGCTTGAA cCGCCCACTCAGAGCATGCCCATGGGCCCCGGTGGGATGACCCCGAGCGGAGCGCCCCCGCAGCCCCCCCACGGCCACAGCATGCCCGCCGACGGCATGGTCAGCGGAGGCCCCCCGGCCCCACACATGCAGAGCCAGATGAATGGACAGATGCCTG GCCCTAACCACATGCCCATGCAGGGCCCCGGGCCGGGCCCTAACCAGCCCCCCAACATGCCCAGCGGAGCCATGAACATGCCCCCCAGCAGCCACGGCTCCATGGGCGGCTACAACCACGCTGTCCCCTCCGCCCAGGGCATTCCTGCCCAGGCCCAGATGAACATGACCCAGGGCCAGCCCATGGGCAACTACGGCCCCCGGCCCAACATGAACATGCAGCCTAACCAAG GACCCATGATGCACCAGCAGCCCCCCTCCCAACAGTACAACATGCCCCCCGGCGCCAGCGGACAGCACTACCAGGGCCAGCAGAACCCCATGGGCATGATGGGCCAGGTCAACCAGGGGAACCATGTCATGGGCCAGAGGCCCATGCCGCCCTACAGACCCCCCCAGCAAG gaccCCCTCAGCAGTACCCAGGGCAGGAAGACTACTATGGGGACCAGTACAGTCACGCAGCGCAGGGAGCCTCAGAAG GTAACGCCCAGTATGGCCAGCAGCAGGAGGCCTACCAGCAGGgccccccccagcagcagggcTACCCCCCTCAGCAGCAGTACCCAGGACAGCAGGGCTACCCCGGACAGCAGCAGGGCTACG gtccCTCCCAAGGTGCCCCAGGACAATATCCCAACTACCCGCAGGGCCAGGGCCAACAGTATGGGGGCTACCGGCCCCCCCAGCCAGGCCCGCcccaggcccagcagcagcGTCCCTATGGCTACGACCAG GGTCAGTATGGAAATTACCAGCAATGA
- the ss18 gene encoding protein SSXT isoform X6, with the protein MSVAFAPHRQRGKGDITPAGIQKLLDENNQLIQCIMEFQSKGKTAECSQYQQMLHRNLVYLATIADSNQNMQSLLPAPPTQSMPMGPGGMTPSGAPPQPPHGHSMPADGMVSGGPPAPHMQSQMNGQMPGPNHMPMQGPGPGPNQPPNMPSGAMNMPPSSHGSMGGYNHAVPSAQGIPAQAQMNMTQGQPMGNYGPRPNMNMQPNQGPMMHQQPPSQQYNMPPGASGQHYQGQQNPMGMMGQVNQGNHVMGQRPMPPYRPPQQGNAQYGQQQEAYQQGPPQQQGYPPQQQYPGQQGYPGQQQGYGPSQGAPGQYPNYPQGQGQQYGGYRPPQPGPPQAQQQRPYGYDQGQYGNYQQ; encoded by the exons ATGTCGGTGGCATTTGCTCCTCACAGACAGCGTGGAAAAGGTGATATAACCCCCGCTGGAATACAAAAG TTACTGGATGAGAACAATCAACTGATTCAGTGTATAATGGAATTCCAAAGCAAAGGAAAAACAGCAGAGTGTTCACA ATATCAGCAGATGCTCCACAGAAATTTAGTGTACCTGGCCACGATAGCAGACTCCAATCAGAACATGCAGTCTCTCTTACCTGCT cCGCCCACTCAGAGCATGCCCATGGGCCCCGGTGGGATGACCCCGAGCGGAGCGCCCCCGCAGCCCCCCCACGGCCACAGCATGCCCGCCGACGGCATGGTCAGCGGAGGCCCCCCGGCCCCACACATGCAGAGCCAGATGAATGGACAGATGCCTG GCCCTAACCACATGCCCATGCAGGGCCCCGGGCCGGGCCCTAACCAGCCCCCCAACATGCCCAGCGGAGCCATGAACATGCCCCCCAGCAGCCACGGCTCCATGGGCGGCTACAACCACGCTGTCCCCTCCGCCCAGGGCATTCCTGCCCAGGCCCAGATGAACATGACCCAGGGCCAGCCCATGGGCAACTACGGCCCCCGGCCCAACATGAACATGCAGCCTAACCAAG GACCCATGATGCACCAGCAGCCCCCCTCCCAACAGTACAACATGCCCCCCGGCGCCAGCGGACAGCACTACCAGGGCCAGCAGAACCCCATGGGCATGATGGGCCAGGTCAACCAGGGGAACCATGTCATGGGCCAGAGGCCCATGCCGCCCTACAGACCCCCCCAGCAAG GTAACGCCCAGTATGGCCAGCAGCAGGAGGCCTACCAGCAGGgccccccccagcagcagggcTACCCCCCTCAGCAGCAGTACCCAGGACAGCAGGGCTACCCCGGACAGCAGCAGGGCTACG gtccCTCCCAAGGTGCCCCAGGACAATATCCCAACTACCCGCAGGGCCAGGGCCAACAGTATGGGGGCTACCGGCCCCCCCAGCCAGGCCCGCcccaggcccagcagcagcGTCCCTATGGCTACGACCAG GGTCAGTATGGAAATTACCAGCAATGA
- the ss18 gene encoding protein SSXT isoform X4: MSVAFAPHRQRGKGDITPAGIQKLLDENNQLIQCIMEFQSKGKTAECSQYQQMLHRNLVYLATIADSNQNMQSLLPAPPTQSMPMGPGGMTPSGAPPQPPHGHSMPADGMVSGGPPAPHMQSQMNGQMPGPNHMPMQGPGPGPNQPPNMPSGAMNMPPSSHGSMGGYNHAVPSAQGIPAQAQMNMTQGQPMGNYGPRPNMNMQPNQGPMMHQQPPSQQYNMPPGASGQHYQGQQNPMGMMGQVNQGNHVMGQRPMPPYRPPQQGPPQQYPGQEDYYGDQYSHAAQGASEGNAQYGQQQEAYQQGPPQQQGYPPQQQYPGQQGYPGQQQGYGPSQGAPGQYPNYPQGQGQQYGGYRPPQPGPPQAQQQRPYGYDQGQYGNYQQ, from the exons ATGTCGGTGGCATTTGCTCCTCACAGACAGCGTGGAAAAGGTGATATAACCCCCGCTGGAATACAAAAG TTACTGGATGAGAACAATCAACTGATTCAGTGTATAATGGAATTCCAAAGCAAAGGAAAAACAGCAGAGTGTTCACA ATATCAGCAGATGCTCCACAGAAATTTAGTGTACCTGGCCACGATAGCAGACTCCAATCAGAACATGCAGTCTCTCTTACCTGCT cCGCCCACTCAGAGCATGCCCATGGGCCCCGGTGGGATGACCCCGAGCGGAGCGCCCCCGCAGCCCCCCCACGGCCACAGCATGCCCGCCGACGGCATGGTCAGCGGAGGCCCCCCGGCCCCACACATGCAGAGCCAGATGAATGGACAGATGCCTG GCCCTAACCACATGCCCATGCAGGGCCCCGGGCCGGGCCCTAACCAGCCCCCCAACATGCCCAGCGGAGCCATGAACATGCCCCCCAGCAGCCACGGCTCCATGGGCGGCTACAACCACGCTGTCCCCTCCGCCCAGGGCATTCCTGCCCAGGCCCAGATGAACATGACCCAGGGCCAGCCCATGGGCAACTACGGCCCCCGGCCCAACATGAACATGCAGCCTAACCAAG GACCCATGATGCACCAGCAGCCCCCCTCCCAACAGTACAACATGCCCCCCGGCGCCAGCGGACAGCACTACCAGGGCCAGCAGAACCCCATGGGCATGATGGGCCAGGTCAACCAGGGGAACCATGTCATGGGCCAGAGGCCCATGCCGCCCTACAGACCCCCCCAGCAAG gaccCCCTCAGCAGTACCCAGGGCAGGAAGACTACTATGGGGACCAGTACAGTCACGCAGCGCAGGGAGCCTCAGAAG GTAACGCCCAGTATGGCCAGCAGCAGGAGGCCTACCAGCAGGgccccccccagcagcagggcTACCCCCCTCAGCAGCAGTACCCAGGACAGCAGGGCTACCCCGGACAGCAGCAGGGCTACG gtccCTCCCAAGGTGCCCCAGGACAATATCCCAACTACCCGCAGGGCCAGGGCCAACAGTATGGGGGCTACCGGCCCCCCCAGCCAGGCCCGCcccaggcccagcagcagcGTCCCTATGGCTACGACCAG GGTCAGTATGGAAATTACCAGCAATGA
- the ss18 gene encoding protein SSXT isoform X2: protein MSVAFAPHRQRGKGDITPAGIQKLLDENNQLIQCIMEFQSKGKTAECSQYQQMLHRNLVYLATIADSNQNMQSLLPACDSPIPEVKLEPPTQSMPMGPGGMTPSGAPPQPPHGHSMPADGMVSGGPPAPHMQSQMNGQMPGPNHMPMQGPGPGPNQPPNMPSGAMNMPPSSHGSMGGYNHAVPSAQGIPAQAQMNMTQGQPMGNYGPRPNMNMQPNQGPMMHQQPPSQQYNMPPGASGQHYQGQQNPMGMMGQVNQGNHVMGQRPMPPYRPPQQGPPQQYPGQEDYYGDQYSHAAQGASEGNAQYGQQQEAYQQGPPQQQGYPPQQQYPGQQGYPGQQQGYGPSQGAPGQYPNYPQGQGQQYGGYRPPQPGPPQAQQQRPYGYDQGQYGNYQQ, encoded by the exons ATGTCGGTGGCATTTGCTCCTCACAGACAGCGTGGAAAAGGTGATATAACCCCCGCTGGAATACAAAAG TTACTGGATGAGAACAATCAACTGATTCAGTGTATAATGGAATTCCAAAGCAAAGGAAAAACAGCAGAGTGTTCACA ATATCAGCAGATGCTCCACAGAAATTTAGTGTACCTGGCCACGATAGCAGACTCCAATCAGAACATGCAGTCTCTCTTACCTGCT TGTGACTCCCCCATCCCAGAGGTAAAGCTTGAA cCGCCCACTCAGAGCATGCCCATGGGCCCCGGTGGGATGACCCCGAGCGGAGCGCCCCCGCAGCCCCCCCACGGCCACAGCATGCCCGCCGACGGCATGGTCAGCGGAGGCCCCCCGGCCCCACACATGCAGAGCCAGATGAATGGACAGATGCCTG GCCCTAACCACATGCCCATGCAGGGCCCCGGGCCGGGCCCTAACCAGCCCCCCAACATGCCCAGCGGAGCCATGAACATGCCCCCCAGCAGCCACGGCTCCATGGGCGGCTACAACCACGCTGTCCCCTCCGCCCAGGGCATTCCTGCCCAGGCCCAGATGAACATGACCCAGGGCCAGCCCATGGGCAACTACGGCCCCCGGCCCAACATGAACATGCAGCCTAACCAAG GACCCATGATGCACCAGCAGCCCCCCTCCCAACAGTACAACATGCCCCCCGGCGCCAGCGGACAGCACTACCAGGGCCAGCAGAACCCCATGGGCATGATGGGCCAGGTCAACCAGGGGAACCATGTCATGGGCCAGAGGCCCATGCCGCCCTACAGACCCCCCCAGCAAG gaccCCCTCAGCAGTACCCAGGGCAGGAAGACTACTATGGGGACCAGTACAGTCACGCAGCGCAGGGAGCCTCAGAAG GTAACGCCCAGTATGGCCAGCAGCAGGAGGCCTACCAGCAGGgccccccccagcagcagggcTACCCCCCTCAGCAGCAGTACCCAGGACAGCAGGGCTACCCCGGACAGCAGCAGGGCTACG gtccCTCCCAAGGTGCCCCAGGACAATATCCCAACTACCCGCAGGGCCAGGGCCAACAGTATGGGGGCTACCGGCCCCCCCAGCCAGGCCCGCcccaggcccagcagcagcGTCCCTATGGCTACGACCAG GGTCAGTATGGAAATTACCAGCAATGA
- the ss18 gene encoding protein SSXT isoform X3, whose protein sequence is MSVAFAPHRQRGKGDITPAGIQKLLDENNQLIQCIMEFQSKGKTAECSQYQQMLHRNLVYLATIADSNQNMQSLLPAKCDSPIPEVKLEPPTQSMPMGPGGMTPSGAPPQPPHGHSMPADGMVSGGPPAPHMQSQMNGQMPGPNHMPMQGPGPGPNQPPNMPSGAMNMPPSSHGSMGGYNHAVPSAQGIPAQAQMNMTQGQPMGNYGPRPNMNMQPNQGPMMHQQPPSQQYNMPPGASGQHYQGQQNPMGMMGQVNQGNHVMGQRPMPPYRPPQQGPPQQYPGQEDYYGDQYSHAAQGASEGNAQYGQQQEAYQQGPPQQQGYPPQQQYPGQQGYPGQQQGYGPSQGAPGQYPNYPQGQGQQYGGYRPPQPGPPQAQQQRPYGYDQGHMRK, encoded by the exons ATGTCGGTGGCATTTGCTCCTCACAGACAGCGTGGAAAAGGTGATATAACCCCCGCTGGAATACAAAAG TTACTGGATGAGAACAATCAACTGATTCAGTGTATAATGGAATTCCAAAGCAAAGGAAAAACAGCAGAGTGTTCACA ATATCAGCAGATGCTCCACAGAAATTTAGTGTACCTGGCCACGATAGCAGACTCCAATCAGAACATGCAGTCTCTCTTACCTGCT AAGTGTGACTCCCCCATCCCAGAGGTAAAGCTTGAA cCGCCCACTCAGAGCATGCCCATGGGCCCCGGTGGGATGACCCCGAGCGGAGCGCCCCCGCAGCCCCCCCACGGCCACAGCATGCCCGCCGACGGCATGGTCAGCGGAGGCCCCCCGGCCCCACACATGCAGAGCCAGATGAATGGACAGATGCCTG GCCCTAACCACATGCCCATGCAGGGCCCCGGGCCGGGCCCTAACCAGCCCCCCAACATGCCCAGCGGAGCCATGAACATGCCCCCCAGCAGCCACGGCTCCATGGGCGGCTACAACCACGCTGTCCCCTCCGCCCAGGGCATTCCTGCCCAGGCCCAGATGAACATGACCCAGGGCCAGCCCATGGGCAACTACGGCCCCCGGCCCAACATGAACATGCAGCCTAACCAAG GACCCATGATGCACCAGCAGCCCCCCTCCCAACAGTACAACATGCCCCCCGGCGCCAGCGGACAGCACTACCAGGGCCAGCAGAACCCCATGGGCATGATGGGCCAGGTCAACCAGGGGAACCATGTCATGGGCCAGAGGCCCATGCCGCCCTACAGACCCCCCCAGCAAG gaccCCCTCAGCAGTACCCAGGGCAGGAAGACTACTATGGGGACCAGTACAGTCACGCAGCGCAGGGAGCCTCAGAAG GTAACGCCCAGTATGGCCAGCAGCAGGAGGCCTACCAGCAGGgccccccccagcagcagggcTACCCCCCTCAGCAGCAGTACCCAGGACAGCAGGGCTACCCCGGACAGCAGCAGGGCTACG gtccCTCCCAAGGTGCCCCAGGACAATATCCCAACTACCCGCAGGGCCAGGGCCAACAGTATGGGGGCTACCGGCCCCCCCAGCCAGGCCCGCcccaggcccagcagcagcGTCCCTATGGCTACGACCAG GGACACATGAGGAAATAA
- the ss18 gene encoding protein SSXT isoform X7: MSVAFAPHRQRGKGDITPAGIQKLLDENNQLIQCIMEFQSKGKTAECSQYQQMLHRNLVYLATIADSNQNMQSLLPAKCDSPIPEVKLEPPTQSMPMGPGGMTPSGAPPQPPHGHSMPADGMVSGGPPAPHMQSQMNGQMPGPNHMPMQGPGPGPNQPPNMPSGAMNMPPSSHGSMGGYNHAVPSAQGIPAQAQMNMTQGQPMGNYGPRPNMNMQPNQGPMMHQQPPSQQYNMPPGASGQHYQGQQNPMGMMGQVNQGNHVMGQRPMPPYRPPQQGPPQQYPGQEDYYGDQYSHAAQGASEGHTYCSPPLYPELGLYRPCEEPTLHCHQGGI, from the exons ATGTCGGTGGCATTTGCTCCTCACAGACAGCGTGGAAAAGGTGATATAACCCCCGCTGGAATACAAAAG TTACTGGATGAGAACAATCAACTGATTCAGTGTATAATGGAATTCCAAAGCAAAGGAAAAACAGCAGAGTGTTCACA ATATCAGCAGATGCTCCACAGAAATTTAGTGTACCTGGCCACGATAGCAGACTCCAATCAGAACATGCAGTCTCTCTTACCTGCT AAGTGTGACTCCCCCATCCCAGAGGTAAAGCTTGAA cCGCCCACTCAGAGCATGCCCATGGGCCCCGGTGGGATGACCCCGAGCGGAGCGCCCCCGCAGCCCCCCCACGGCCACAGCATGCCCGCCGACGGCATGGTCAGCGGAGGCCCCCCGGCCCCACACATGCAGAGCCAGATGAATGGACAGATGCCTG GCCCTAACCACATGCCCATGCAGGGCCCCGGGCCGGGCCCTAACCAGCCCCCCAACATGCCCAGCGGAGCCATGAACATGCCCCCCAGCAGCCACGGCTCCATGGGCGGCTACAACCACGCTGTCCCCTCCGCCCAGGGCATTCCTGCCCAGGCCCAGATGAACATGACCCAGGGCCAGCCCATGGGCAACTACGGCCCCCGGCCCAACATGAACATGCAGCCTAACCAAG GACCCATGATGCACCAGCAGCCCCCCTCCCAACAGTACAACATGCCCCCCGGCGCCAGCGGACAGCACTACCAGGGCCAGCAGAACCCCATGGGCATGATGGGCCAGGTCAACCAGGGGAACCATGTCATGGGCCAGAGGCCCATGCCGCCCTACAGACCCCCCCAGCAAG gaccCCCTCAGCAGTACCCAGGGCAGGAAGACTACTATGGGGACCAGTACAGTCACGCAGCGCAGGGAGCCTCAGAAG GTCATACTTACTGTTCTCCACCGCTGTATCCTGAACTAGGCCTCTACAGGCCTTGTGAGGAGCCCACACTGCATTGCCACCAAGGAGGTATCTAG
- the LOC124472597 gene encoding proteasome subunit alpha type-7, which produces MSARYDRAITVFSPDGHLFQVEYAQEAVKKGSTAVGIRGKDIVVLGVEKKSVAKLQEERTVRKICALDEHVCMAFAGLTADARIVINRARVECQSHRLTVEDPVTVEYITRHIATLKQRYTQSNGRRPFGISALIVGFDYDGTPRLYQTDPSGTYHAWKANAIGRSAKTVREFLEKNYTDEAIAGDNEAIKLAIRALLEVVQSGGKNIELAVIRRNQPLKILESKEIETLVAEIEKEKEEEVEKKKQKKST; this is translated from the exons ATGTCAGCAAGATACGACAGAGCGATCACTGTGTTTTCTCCAGATGGTCACCTCTTTCAGGTGGAATATGCTCAAGAGGCTGTAAAGAAAGGTTCCACAGCA GTGGGCATCCGAGGTAAAGACATTGTTGTCCTTGGTGTTGAGAAGAAATCTGTTGCCAAactgcaggaggagagaactGTCCGCAAGATATGTGCTCTTGACGAACACGTCTGTATGGCGTTTGCAG GCCTCACTGCAGACGCCCGTATTGTCATCAACAGAGCTCGGGTAGAGTGTCAGAGTCACAGGCTCACTGTCGAGGATCCAGTCACCGTGGAGTACATAACACGCCACATAGCCACCCTCAAACAG CGATACACCCAGAGTAACGGACGCAGACCGTTCGGCATCTCCGCCCTGATCGTGGGCTTCGACTACGACGGGACCCCCCGACTCTATCAGACAGACCCCTCAGGCACCTACCATGCTTGGAAG GCAAACGCCATTGGCCGCAGCGCAAAGACGGTGAGAGAGTTCCTGGAGAAGAACTACACAGACGAAGCCATAGCTGGTGACAACGAGGCGATAAAGCTGGCCATCAGAGCCCTGCTCGAG GTGGTCCAATCAGGAGGGAAAAACATTGAACTTGCAGTGATCAGAAGAAACCAACCACTGAAG ATCTTGGAGTCCAAAGAGATTGAGACTCTGGTGGcagaaatagagaaagaaaaggaagaagaagtggagaagaagaaacagaaaaaatcCACTTAA